One genomic window of Monodelphis domestica isolate mMonDom1 chromosome 1, mMonDom1.pri, whole genome shotgun sequence includes the following:
- the DDX27 gene encoding probable ATP-dependent RNA helicase DDX27, with the protein MLQDLDLIGTIGEDDEGPVEPETDSGDDEEEEPIVLGRKQKALRKNRSVDFNPDFVFTEKEGAYDGSWAMADVMNQLKKKRAATTLDDKIEKVRKKRKNEEKEARSGKTVDEKEGNEGFEKENQVDSEEEDEEEAKEEDSETDYSSADENILTKADTLKVKKTKKQKKEEETGFFEDASQYDENLTFQDMNLSRPLLKAITTMGFKQPTPIQKACIPVGLLGKDICACAATGTGKTAAFALPVLERLIYKPRQAPITRVLVLVPTRELGIQVHSVTKQLAQFSTVTTCLAVGGLDVKSQEAALRAGPDILIATPGRLIDHLHNCPSFHLSSIEVLILDEADRMLDEYFEEQMKEIIQMCSHHRQTMLFSATMTDEVKDLASVSLKNPVRIFVNSNTDVAPFLRQEFIRIRPNREGDREAIVSALLTRTFTDHVMLFTQTKKQAHRMHILLGLMGLQVGELHGNLSQTQRLEALRRFKDEQIDILVATDVAARGLDIEGVKTVINFTMPNTIKHYVHRVGRTARAGRAGRSVSLVGEEERKMLKEIVKSAKAPVKARILPQDVILKFRGKIEKMEKDVYAVLRLEAEEKEMQHSEAQINTAKRLLEKGNEEPERTWFQSKEERKKEKIAKALQEFDLALRGKKKRKKFLKDSKKKGEMTPEERSQFEILKSQMFAERLAKRNRRAKRARAMPEEPASVPAKKQKKVKKSVFDEELTNTSKKALKQYRAGPTFEERKQMGLLHPRKGGNFKSKSRYKRRK; encoded by the exons ATGCTTCAGGATCTGGACTTGATCGGAACTATTGGGGAGGATGATGAGGGCCCGGTGGAACCAGAGACGGACAGCGGAGATGATGAGGAAGAG GAACCCATTGTTCTGGGCAGAAAACAGAAGGCATTGAGGAAGAATCGGAGTGTTGATTTCAATCCAGACTTTGTTTTTACTGAAAAGGAGGGAGCATATGATGGGAGCTGGGCAATGGCTGATGTTATGAATCAACTTAAGAAGAAA aGAGCAGCCACAACACTTGATGATAAGATTGAGAAAGTCCGAAAAAAACGGAAGAATGAG GAAAAAGAAGCTAGATCTGGGAAAACAGtagatgagaaggaaggaaatgagggttttgaaaaggaaaaccaagttGATTctgaggaagaagatgaagaagaggcAAAAGAGGAAGACTCAGAAACAGACTATTCCTCAGCTGATGAAAACATCCTTACCAAAGCAG ATACACTGAaagtgaagaaaacaaagaaacagaagaaagaagag GAAACAGGATTTTTTGAAGATGCCTCTCAGTATGATGAAAACCTCACGTTCCAGGACATGAATCTGTCTCGACCTCTCTTGAAG GCCATCACAACCATGGGTTTCAAACAACCTACCCCTATCCAGAAGGCCTGCATACCTGTGGGGCTATTAGGGAAGGACATCTGTGCTTGTGCAGCCACTGGGACAG gtaaAACAGCTGCTTTTGCGCTTCCTGTCTTGGAGCGTCTTATTTACAAACCTCGACAGGCTCCCATAACCCGTGTACTTGTGCTGGTTCCCACTCGAGAATTGGGTATTCAGGTACATTCTGTCACCAAGCAGCTGGCTCAGTTCAGCACTGTCACCACCTGCCTTGCAGTGG GTGGCTTGGATGTGAAATCTCAGGAGGCAGCTCTTCGAGCTGGGCCAGATATCCTCATTGCTACACCTGGCAGGCTCATTGATCATCTCCACAATTGCCCTTCCTTCCATTTGAGTAGCATTGAAGTACTCATCTTGGATGAGGCTGACAG GATGCTAGATGAATATTTTGAGGAACAGatgaaagaaatcattcagatgTGTTCCCATCACCGCCAGACCATGCTCTTCTCAGCCACAATGACAGATGAG GTGAAAGATCTGGCCTCAGTCTCACTGAAGAATCCTGTCCGGATCTTTGTGAATAGCAATACAGATGTTGCTCCATTTTTGAGGCAGGAATTCATTCGAATCCGACCTAATCGAGAAGGAGACCGTGAAGCCATTGTGTCAG cTCTTTTGACACGAACTTTCACAGATCATGTGATGCTATTCACCCAGACCAAGAAGCAGGCTCATCGTATGCACATCCTCCTAGGACTTATGGGGCTACAGGTTGGGGAGTTGCATGGGAATCTCTCTCAAACACAGCGTCTAGAAGCCTTAAG gCGCTTCAAGGATGAACAGATTGATATCTTGGTGGCCACAGATGTGGCAGCCCGAGGACTGGACATTGAAGGTGTCAAAACA gtCATCAATTTTACAATGCCCAACACCATCAAGCATTATGTGCACCGGGTGGGACGAACAGCTCGTGCTGGCAGAGCTGGACGCTCTGTCTCCCTTGTGGGAGAGGAGGAACGTAAGATGTTGAAGGAGATTGTTAAGTCGGCCAAAGCACCTGTTAAGGCCAGGATACTTCCTCAAG ATGTAATCCTAAAATTCCGAGGCAAGATTGAGAAGATGGAGAAAGATGTGTATGCAGTCTTGAGACTAGAGGctgaggagaaggaaatgcagCACTCTGAAGCCCAG ATAAATACAGCCAAACGACTCCTAGAGAAAGGGAATGAAGAGCCTGAGCGGACTTGGTTCCAGagtaaagaggagaggaaaaaggaaaaaa ttGCAAAGGCCCTACAAGAGTTTGACTTggctttgaggggaaaaaagaagagaaagaagttttTGAAGGACTccaagaaaaagggggaaatgaca CCAGAAGAAAGGTCTCAGTTTGAGATCCTAAAGTCACAGATGTTTGCTGAGCGACTGGCTAAGAGGAATCGTAGGGCCAAGAGGGCACGAGCCATGCCTGAGGAGCCAGCCTCAGTCCCAG CCAAGAAGCAAAAGAAGGTGAAGAAATCTGTGTTTGATGAAGAACTTACCAACACTAGCAAGAAAGCTTTGAAACAATATAGAgctgg TCCTACCTTTGAAGAACGGAAACAGATGGGATTACTCCATCCTAGGAAAGGAGGAAACTTCAAGTCTAAATCCAG GTACAAGAGGAGGAAGTAA